A single window of Cytobacillus dafuensis DNA harbors:
- the spoIID gene encoding stage II sporulation protein D has product MTKFKPIIALAALLIFITLLIPSLLVLPFTEDKVTGKLGEQLKKGDSSVETASSSTQSSIEVAVFRMEKKKVEKLPLEEYVVGVVASEMPRQFEKEALKAQALAARTYIVNQMLSKKKSGLPGDALVTDTVEHQVYKDKEEIKRTFKADYNWAIKKITEAVNETSGQIITYEGTPIDASFFSTSNGFTENSEDIWLTPIPYLKSVESPWDLKSPKFSDQKVLSISEFESKLGVKLPDDSTIGTVTERTAGKRVGKVEINGKVVKGKDVREELGLNSTDFTWKRKGDNIVINTKGYGHGVGMSQYGANGMAAEGKNYKDIIAYYYQGVEIADSENVLTKVLAKK; this is encoded by the coding sequence ATGACAAAATTCAAACCTATCATCGCACTAGCCGCACTGCTGATTTTCATTACACTCTTGATCCCTTCTTTGTTAGTACTCCCTTTTACTGAAGATAAGGTAACCGGCAAGTTAGGGGAGCAACTAAAAAAGGGAGACAGCTCGGTTGAAACAGCATCTTCTTCTACTCAATCTTCCATAGAAGTAGCCGTTTTTCGAATGGAAAAAAAGAAAGTTGAAAAGCTTCCGCTTGAGGAATATGTAGTTGGTGTCGTTGCTTCAGAAATGCCAAGACAATTCGAAAAAGAAGCTTTAAAGGCTCAGGCTTTAGCAGCAAGAACATATATTGTTAATCAAATGCTAAGTAAAAAGAAGTCGGGATTACCTGGTGATGCCCTTGTTACTGATACGGTGGAACATCAGGTATATAAAGATAAAGAAGAAATAAAAAGAACGTTTAAAGCTGATTATAATTGGGCGATTAAAAAAATCACAGAAGCGGTCAACGAAACAAGCGGACAAATCATAACATACGAAGGTACACCGATAGATGCAAGTTTCTTTTCGACAAGTAATGGGTTTACGGAAAATTCCGAGGACATCTGGTTAACTCCAATTCCATATTTAAAAAGTGTAGAAAGCCCATGGGATTTAAAATCTCCTAAGTTCAGCGATCAAAAAGTATTGTCCATTTCAGAATTCGAGTCGAAGCTTGGCGTGAAGCTACCTGATGATAGTACAATTGGTACGGTAACAGAGAGGACTGCTGGCAAGCGTGTAGGCAAGGTTGAAATAAACGGCAAGGTTGTGAAGGGGAAAGATGTAAGGGAAGAGCTCGGGCTCAATTCCACAGACTTTACTTGGAAGCGTAAGGGCGACAATATTGTCATTAACACAAAGGGTTATGGACACGGCGTTGGTATGAGCCAATACGGAGCAAACGGGATGGCTGCAGAAGGAAAAAACTATAAAGACATCATCGCCTATTATTATCAAGGCGTAGAAATCGCCGATTCAGAAAATGTATTAACAAAAGTCCTAGCAAAAAAATAA
- the murA gene encoding UDP-N-acetylglucosamine 1-carboxyvinyltransferase produces MEKIIVRGGKRLSGIVKVEGAKNAVLPVIAATLLASDGKSVIRDVPTLSDVYTINEVLRYLNAEVEFKNNEVTVNASRELREEAPFEYVRKMRASVLVMGSLLARNGRARVALPGGCAIGSRPIDQHLKGFEAMGATVKVGNGFIEAEAANGRLYGAKIYLDFPSVGATENIMMAATLAKGTTILENVAKEPEIVDLANFLNKMGAKVKGAGTGTIKIEGVDQLFGTEHHIIPDRIEAGTFMVAAAITGGDVLVKGAVPEHSTSLIAKMEEMGVTFIEEADGIRVLGPKKLKAVDIKTMPHPGFPTDMQSQMMALLLHANGTSVITETVFENRFMHVEEFRRMNADIKIEGRSVIMNGPSNLQGAEVGATDLRAAAALILSGLVADGVTRVTELKHLDRGYVDFHEKLAALGADIERIHDMDETAAQERSFVSDMNA; encoded by the coding sequence TTGGAAAAAATCATCGTCCGCGGCGGAAAAAGGCTAAGCGGTATTGTAAAAGTAGAAGGAGCAAAGAACGCTGTCTTACCAGTTATCGCCGCAACACTATTAGCAAGTGATGGCAAAAGCGTAATTCGTGATGTACCGACACTCTCCGATGTATACACCATCAATGAAGTTTTACGCTATTTAAACGCAGAAGTAGAGTTTAAAAATAACGAAGTAACTGTAAATGCATCTCGAGAGTTAAGGGAAGAAGCACCTTTTGAATATGTTCGTAAAATGCGTGCTTCCGTTTTAGTAATGGGGTCACTGCTCGCTAGGAATGGCCGTGCCCGTGTAGCATTGCCTGGCGGTTGTGCTATTGGATCTCGCCCAATTGATCAGCATTTAAAAGGCTTTGAAGCGATGGGTGCTACAGTTAAGGTTGGAAATGGGTTTATTGAAGCTGAGGCAGCTAATGGCCGCTTATATGGGGCAAAAATATATCTTGACTTCCCAAGCGTTGGTGCAACGGAAAATATTATGATGGCTGCTACCCTTGCAAAAGGAACAACCATTTTAGAAAACGTAGCGAAAGAACCTGAAATTGTAGACTTAGCAAATTTCCTAAATAAAATGGGTGCAAAAGTAAAAGGCGCTGGTACAGGTACAATCAAAATAGAAGGTGTCGATCAATTATTTGGAACAGAGCATCATATTATTCCAGACCGAATTGAAGCGGGTACTTTTATGGTTGCAGCTGCTATTACAGGCGGCGATGTACTTGTAAAAGGTGCAGTTCCTGAGCATTCCACTTCCTTAATTGCAAAAATGGAAGAAATGGGTGTTACGTTTATTGAAGAAGCAGATGGGATTCGTGTATTAGGACCTAAGAAGCTAAAGGCAGTTGATATTAAAACGATGCCACATCCAGGCTTCCCGACAGACATGCAATCACAGATGATGGCTTTATTACTGCATGCGAACGGTACGAGTGTCATTACTGAAACTGTATTTGAAAATCGCTTCATGCATGTAGAGGAATTCCGCCGTATGAATGCCGATATTAAGATTGAAGGTCGTTCTGTGATTATGAATGGTCCTTCCAACCTTCAGGGAGCAGAGGTAGGAGCTACAGATTTACGCGCAGCAGCTGCACTCATTCTTTCTGGATTGGTTGCAGACGGAGTGACACGAGTAACAGAATTAAAGCATCTTGACCGCGGATATGTGGACTTCCACGAGAAGCTTGCTGCTTTAGGTGCTGATATTGAACGAATTCATGATATGGATGAAACGGCTGCTCAAGAAAGAAGCTTTGTTTCTGATATGAATGCATAA
- a CDS encoding YwmB family TATA-box binding protein has translation MKTTKLILLIIGITGLVIINIGNKTTVAEGELDLLALASILQDENILITEWSLHAREKMENVESLEQVQNLTEDLKQQFYNWEWTSKSYEKHLETVAVLNSNAQSETIKILTTPINGQVQTYVIYEVKGKGWQEKVEQKISKQLESRISDIFRGNATFFSCLKGEFNDRIEKTLSNEMENLLTAFNAEEVEALSEGNFISTSAYSTMFDKSIATKGKDMNLQIAIRNQGLGGETTLVVGTPIITIEY, from the coding sequence ATGAAGACCACAAAATTAATTTTGTTAATTATTGGAATAACCGGTTTAGTGATAATAAACATTGGAAATAAAACGACTGTAGCAGAAGGAGAGCTTGACCTCTTGGCGTTAGCCTCCATTTTACAAGACGAAAATATTTTGATCACTGAATGGTCTTTACATGCAAGAGAAAAAATGGAAAATGTCGAAAGCCTTGAGCAGGTTCAGAACTTAACAGAGGATTTAAAACAACAATTTTATAATTGGGAATGGACGAGTAAGTCATACGAGAAACATTTGGAAACAGTGGCTGTTTTAAACTCTAATGCCCAAAGTGAAACAATAAAAATTCTTACGACCCCCATAAACGGTCAAGTTCAGACGTATGTCATTTATGAGGTTAAAGGTAAAGGTTGGCAAGAAAAAGTAGAGCAAAAGATATCAAAGCAATTGGAAAGCAGAATTTCTGACATTTTTCGTGGAAATGCCACATTTTTCTCTTGTTTAAAAGGCGAATTCAATGATAGAATTGAAAAGACTTTGTCTAATGAAATGGAAAATTTATTGACAGCCTTTAATGCAGAAGAAGTTGAAGCTTTAAGTGAGGGGAATTTCATTTCCACATCGGCTTATTCAACCATGTTTGATAAATCCATTGCAACGAAAGGCAAGGATATGAATTTGCAAATTGCAATTAGAAATCAAGGATTGGGCGGGGAGACTACCCTTGTAGTTGGCACACCCATCATAACGATTGAATATTAA
- a CDS encoding DUF1146 family protein: MISGFGQQALLSIISHLVFIALSWWALQALRIDQILRPNHVIQARVLYILLSIAIGSTVSNFFLDYLLWSKQLPLILQTIL; encoded by the coding sequence ATGATTTCAGGATTTGGACAGCAGGCCTTACTTAGTATTATTTCACACTTAGTTTTTATTGCACTTTCTTGGTGGGCACTTCAGGCACTGCGTATTGATCAGATTTTGCGTCCTAACCATGTAATTCAAGCAAGGGTACTCTACATATTATTATCGATTGCAATCGGGTCGACAGTAAGTAATTTTTTCCTTGATTACCTTTTATGGTCAAAGCAGCTGCCCCTTATTTTACAAACCATTCTTTAA
- the nuoN gene encoding NADH-quinone oxidoreductase subunit NuoN, whose amino-acid sequence MDLETLLSYKWSIMTPEFIILGVATLLSLLDLFMPKSVNRKVLGWIGFTGILAAIASLMSLLGHGPESILYDTFRLDSFAKAFKLLLLIGAAFVMLLAISYEPQEGITEYRGEFYYLFLAALLGAMMMSSSGDLITLFVGLELLSISSYILAGIRKKNLQSNEASMKYVINGGISTAITLFGMSYVYGITGTTNLLDMAHGLLALTNIQHIYLMGLALFMILVGLSFKLATAPFHMWAPDVYQGAPTPVTAFLSVVSKTAGFIIIVRIMMVVFFTTPSSDLPNSMPLLIKVQDYIAFLAAATMIIGNVIALRQKNIKRLFAYSSIAQAGYLLVVLASMSAFMFDTLWFYLGAYLFMNLGAFAIIQLITQKTGSEDISQFAGLYRRAPILALAMAIFILSLAGIPGTAGFIGKLNIFMGALAVQPAHYVLVSIMIATTVVSYFYYFGIMVQMFFRPAAEQEKIKLPIGLGVVIGVCVFATILFGVAPSIAFDFLHENFHSFSDFFQ is encoded by the coding sequence ATGGATCTCGAAACATTATTATCGTATAAATGGAGCATCATGACACCTGAGTTCATCATCCTAGGTGTAGCAACATTACTTTCTTTATTAGATTTATTTATGCCGAAGTCAGTGAATAGAAAGGTTCTTGGCTGGATCGGTTTTACTGGTATATTGGCAGCCATCGCTTCGTTAATGAGCTTGCTTGGACATGGCCCAGAATCAATCCTATATGATACTTTCAGATTGGATTCATTTGCAAAGGCATTCAAGCTGTTATTGCTAATTGGAGCTGCATTTGTCATGCTTCTTGCGATAAGCTATGAGCCGCAGGAAGGGATAACGGAGTATAGAGGAGAATTCTACTATCTTTTCTTAGCTGCTTTACTTGGCGCGATGATGATGTCTTCTAGCGGCGATTTAATTACACTGTTCGTTGGCCTTGAGCTTCTTTCCATTTCGTCCTATATTCTCGCTGGAATACGGAAGAAAAACCTTCAATCTAATGAAGCATCCATGAAGTATGTCATTAATGGCGGGATTTCGACAGCGATTACCTTATTTGGGATGAGCTATGTTTATGGAATTACAGGAACGACGAATCTACTTGATATGGCTCACGGCTTACTAGCACTTACGAATATTCAGCATATTTATTTGATGGGTCTTGCTTTATTTATGATTCTTGTCGGTTTGTCATTTAAGCTGGCAACGGCACCGTTTCATATGTGGGCACCTGATGTGTATCAAGGGGCACCAACACCTGTTACTGCCTTTTTGAGTGTTGTTTCAAAAACAGCAGGATTTATCATTATTGTTCGTATTATGATGGTCGTTTTCTTCACCACACCATCTTCCGATTTGCCAAATTCAATGCCGCTTTTAATAAAGGTTCAGGATTACATTGCTTTCCTAGCAGCGGCAACGATGATTATCGGGAATGTCATTGCATTAAGGCAGAAAAATATTAAACGATTATTCGCCTATTCAAGTATCGCTCAAGCTGGATACCTTCTCGTTGTATTGGCATCTATGTCCGCATTTATGTTTGATACGCTTTGGTTTTATCTAGGAGCATACTTGTTTATGAACCTTGGCGCATTTGCGATCATTCAGCTGATCACGCAAAAAACAGGCTCTGAGGATATTTCGCAGTTTGCTGGTCTATATCGAAGAGCACCTATTCTTGCGCTCGCGATGGCGATATTCATCCTAAGCTTGGCAGGAATTCCAGGAACAGCGGGCTTTATTGGAAAACTAAATATCTTTATGGGGGCATTAGCTGTACAGCCAGCCCATTATGTATTAGTGTCGATCATGATCGCGACAACAGTCGTATCTTATTTCTACTATTTCGGCATTATGGTCCAAATGTTCTTTAGACCAGCAGCTGAGCAAGAGAAAATTAAACTGCCGATCGGCCTTGGTGTTGTGATTGGTGTCTGTGTATTTGCAACCATTCTCTTTGGGGTAGCACCAAGTATTGCATTTGATTTCTTACACGAAAACTTTCATTCATTTAGTGACTTCTTCCAGTAG
- a CDS encoding complex I subunit 4 family protein, whose product MNFDYFLTFLVFSPLLGVLVLSFIPNTKESVIKTVGFLATLPALILSLVAFFQYRSGASLEELSENVRWVQFGDPNRLGDLFSINYELGVDGFSLIMIVLTAILSTLAAIASMYIKKEWKGYFMLFLLLEVGMLGVFTAENLILFFIFFEITLIPTFFLIGKWGYFEKEKAAFSFLIYNGLGSAVLLIVIMVLFARTGTSNISALASILAADSQNILFSSGTKMGLLIAMLIAFGVKLPIFPLHSWMVRVHVQAPPSVVMLHAGILLKIGAYGIIRFGMGIFPEQFQDLAVIIAVLGVVNLLYGAFLALIQKDFKMVLAYSSISHMGIVLIGLGAMNEAGIQGAIFQVVSHGLIAALLFFLVGVFYERLDTSNIKNLGGLAKGMPITAGFLLAGAMASLGMPGMSGFVSEFMAFLGLFKEMPILAAVGALGIILTAVYLLRAVLGITYGKAHREFDGVTDIRKQEWVPAVVLLGIIVLIGVYPSVLSEPLNSTIETIIFKIGG is encoded by the coding sequence ATGAACTTTGACTACTTTCTAACCTTTTTAGTTTTCTCCCCTCTGCTTGGTGTTTTAGTATTATCCTTTATACCGAATACGAAGGAATCTGTCATCAAAACAGTTGGATTCTTAGCGACTCTTCCTGCTTTGATTTTGTCACTTGTAGCCTTTTTTCAGTATCGGTCTGGGGCATCTTTGGAAGAATTAAGTGAAAATGTACGCTGGGTTCAATTCGGTGATCCGAACAGACTAGGAGACTTGTTTTCTATTAATTATGAGCTAGGGGTAGACGGTTTTTCCCTCATCATGATTGTATTAACGGCGATCCTTTCAACTCTAGCAGCCATTGCTTCCATGTATATTAAAAAAGAATGGAAGGGTTATTTCATGTTATTCCTTCTTCTTGAAGTAGGGATGCTTGGAGTATTTACTGCTGAAAATTTAATCTTATTCTTCATCTTTTTCGAAATTACACTTATTCCGACATTCTTCCTTATTGGAAAGTGGGGATATTTTGAAAAGGAAAAGGCTGCATTTAGCTTCTTAATTTATAACGGTTTAGGATCAGCAGTACTTCTGATTGTGATCATGGTGCTATTTGCCCGTACAGGGACATCTAATATTAGCGCACTTGCTTCCATTTTAGCAGCTGACAGTCAAAATATACTCTTTTCTTCAGGGACAAAAATGGGCTTGCTCATTGCAATGTTAATTGCTTTTGGGGTGAAGCTTCCAATTTTCCCATTGCATAGCTGGATGGTCCGAGTTCACGTACAGGCGCCACCATCTGTCGTTATGCTTCACGCAGGGATTTTATTAAAAATTGGTGCTTACGGAATTATCCGTTTCGGAATGGGGATTTTCCCAGAGCAATTCCAGGACTTAGCTGTCATAATTGCAGTCCTAGGGGTCGTGAATTTGCTTTACGGAGCATTCCTTGCATTGATTCAAAAAGATTTCAAAATGGTTCTTGCTTACTCATCCATTTCCCACATGGGGATCGTCTTAATTGGGCTTGGCGCTATGAATGAGGCGGGAATACAAGGAGCTATTTTCCAAGTGGTGTCACATGGTTTGATCGCAGCTCTTCTATTCTTCCTTGTTGGTGTATTTTATGAGCGTCTGGATACATCCAATATTAAGAACCTTGGAGGCTTGGCAAAGGGGATGCCGATTACAGCTGGCTTTTTGCTTGCAGGGGCAATGGCATCACTAGGAATGCCAGGCATGTCAGGGTTTGTTAGTGAATTTATGGCCTTCCTTGGTTTATTTAAGGAAATGCCGATTTTGGCTGCAGTTGGGGCACTGGGTATTATTTTAACAGCTGTTTACCTGCTTCGAGCCGTTTTAGGTATTACGTATGGAAAAGCGCATCGTGAGTTTGACGGTGTAACGGATATTCGCAAGCAGGAATGGGTTCCGGCGGTAGTTTTATTAGGAATCATTGTTTTGATTGGTGTATACCCAAGTGTCTTAAGTGAACCGCTGAATTCAACAATTGAAACTATTATCTTTAAGATTGGAGGGTGA
- the nuoL gene encoding NADH-quinone oxidoreductase subunit L, whose product MMENAWIIPLFPLLSFLFLIFFGKRLKDASAYIGILLSLASFVYSLLVLFERFSSPTHKTEAVWLTIGDIQLTAGFEVNQLNALMLVIVSLVSFLVHTYSKGYMHGDDRFHVYYAYLGLFTFAMLGLVLSPNLLQTYIFWELVGLGSFLLIGFYFYKEEAKKAAKKAFIMTRIGDVGLLIGMILLFWQVGSFEYDEIFAAVAAGAVSSTMITLTAILIFIGAVGKSGQFPLHTWLPDAMEGPTPVSALIHAATMVAAGVYLVAALFPLFAASETALMTVATIGAITAIFAASIGLVQTDIKRVLAYSTVSQLGYMMLALGSAGYVAGVFHLMTHAFFKALLFLAAGSVIHAVHTQDIEKMGGLWKKLRVTGPLFLIGTLAISGVPLFSGFFSKDEILIAAWAHGNTVLFWLAVIAAFFTAFYMFRLFFMVFSGESRSDMSHVKESPSVMTVPMVILAILAVVAGYVNTPWFGTYLGDWLTEGNAALGHGHIEGPSWIMIVATAVSLLGIYLAWLIYGKRSLSRDWLGAQTMYNILYNKYYIDEFYELTVVKVMKFFSLLLHYIESFIVEGLVKGVSGAVSGFGGLGSKFHDGQIQRYGTVAFVGLAILIVVFAVTGGYLK is encoded by the coding sequence TTGATGGAGAATGCATGGATCATACCGCTTTTCCCGCTTTTATCATTTTTATTCCTTATCTTTTTCGGCAAACGGCTTAAAGATGCGAGTGCTTACATAGGAATTTTGCTTTCGCTTGCATCATTTGTCTACTCCTTGTTGGTGTTATTCGAAAGGTTTTCTTCGCCAACGCATAAGACAGAGGCTGTTTGGCTGACGATCGGGGATATTCAGTTAACAGCGGGTTTTGAAGTAAATCAATTAAATGCATTAATGCTTGTAATTGTTTCACTCGTCAGCTTCCTTGTACATACATATTCAAAAGGATATATGCACGGGGATGATCGATTCCATGTTTACTATGCTTATTTAGGTTTATTTACCTTTGCAATGCTAGGGCTTGTTCTATCACCTAATCTATTGCAAACATATATTTTCTGGGAGCTTGTCGGTTTAGGTTCATTCCTATTGATTGGTTTCTACTTTTATAAGGAAGAAGCGAAAAAGGCTGCTAAAAAGGCGTTTATCATGACGCGTATTGGGGATGTGGGCCTTTTAATCGGAATGATTCTCTTATTCTGGCAGGTTGGCAGCTTTGAATATGATGAAATCTTTGCAGCTGTAGCAGCTGGAGCTGTTTCATCAACAATGATTACATTGACAGCTATTTTAATATTTATTGGAGCTGTTGGGAAGTCTGGTCAATTTCCACTACATACATGGTTGCCAGATGCAATGGAGGGACCAACTCCAGTTTCAGCCTTAATCCACGCCGCAACAATGGTTGCAGCTGGGGTTTATTTAGTGGCGGCACTGTTCCCTCTATTCGCAGCTAGTGAAACCGCGTTGATGACAGTTGCGACCATTGGTGCCATTACAGCTATTTTCGCAGCAAGCATTGGTCTAGTCCAAACAGATATTAAAAGAGTACTAGCATACTCAACAGTCAGTCAGCTTGGTTATATGATGCTCGCGCTCGGATCTGCTGGTTATGTAGCTGGTGTGTTCCATTTAATGACACACGCTTTCTTTAAGGCATTGCTATTCCTTGCTGCAGGAAGTGTTATCCATGCTGTTCATACACAGGATATTGAGAAAATGGGCGGATTATGGAAGAAGCTTCGTGTGACAGGTCCATTGTTCTTAATTGGAACATTGGCGATTAGCGGTGTACCTTTATTTTCTGGATTCTTTAGTAAAGATGAAATCTTAATTGCAGCATGGGCACATGGGAATACGGTGTTATTCTGGCTCGCTGTTATCGCAGCATTTTTTACGGCATTTTATATGTTCCGTTTATTCTTTATGGTTTTCTCAGGGGAATCCCGCTCGGATATGAGCCATGTAAAGGAGTCACCAAGCGTGATGACGGTTCCGATGGTTATTCTCGCTATTCTAGCTGTTGTAGCTGGCTACGTGAATACACCATGGTTCGGAACATATCTTGGGGACTGGTTAACAGAAGGCAATGCTGCTCTTGGACACGGTCATATTGAAGGTCCATCATGGATTATGATTGTAGCAACGGCCGTTTCGCTGCTAGGAATCTACCTTGCTTGGCTGATTTATGGCAAGCGTTCTTTATCACGCGACTGGCTTGGCGCACAAACGATGTACAATATTTTATATAACAAATACTATATTGATGAATTTTACGAGCTGACAGTAGTAAAGGTGATGAAATTCTTTAGTTTACTCCTTCACTACATCGAGAGCTTCATTGTTGAAGGGCTTGTAAAAGGGGTATCAGGAGCTGTATCTGGCTTTGGCGGATTAGGTTCGAAGTTCCATGATGGCCAAATTCAAAGATATGGAACGGTTGCTTTTGTCGGCTTAGCCATTTTAATTGTTGTATTTGCCGTAACAGGGGGGTATTTGAAATGA
- the nuoK gene encoding NADH-quinone oxidoreductase subunit NuoK — protein MSSVPISAYLALALILFCIGLYGALTKRNTVIVLISIELMLNAVNINLVAFSKYGAAPAITGQIFALFAMTVAAAEAAVGLAILIALYRNRKTVNIDEMNSMKN, from the coding sequence ATGAGTTCAGTTCCCATTTCAGCCTATCTGGCTCTAGCGTTAATATTATTCTGTATTGGTTTATACGGCGCTTTAACAAAACGAAATACAGTCATTGTCTTAATTTCTATTGAGCTCATGCTAAATGCAGTGAATATTAACTTAGTAGCTTTCAGCAAATACGGTGCTGCGCCTGCGATTACAGGTCAAATCTTCGCCCTTTTTGCCATGACAGTCGCTGCAGCAGAGGCTGCAGTCGGATTAGCGATCTTAATTGCTCTTTATCGTAATCGAAAAACCGTTAATATTGATGAAATGAATTCTATGAAAAACTAG
- a CDS encoding NADH-quinone oxidoreductase subunit J — translation MTLSGEFLAFLSLAIVAVMGGVLLLNLTKVVHMVVALVFTFISIAGIFVLLSAEFLAVVQILLYSGAITIIMLFGIMLTRHDDTSEPKAGSLRKVLLFLGVLGFGFAVYIGIYNLDFGQVPNTLHENNTEQIGMALYSKYIIPFELTSVLLLAALIGAIVLAKKDDEKGAEKE, via the coding sequence ATGACGTTATCAGGTGAATTTCTAGCGTTTTTGTCACTTGCAATAGTGGCGGTAATGGGCGGAGTGCTTTTATTGAACCTTACCAAAGTCGTGCATATGGTAGTGGCGCTTGTTTTTACATTTATAAGCATTGCGGGAATTTTTGTTTTACTATCAGCTGAATTCCTTGCAGTTGTCCAAATCTTACTTTATTCCGGTGCCATTACAATTATCATGCTATTTGGAATTATGCTTACCCGCCATGATGATACGAGTGAGCCGAAAGCAGGTAGCTTACGCAAGGTGCTTCTGTTTTTAGGTGTTCTCGGATTTGGATTTGCAGTTTATATCGGAATTTATAACCTCGATTTTGGGCAAGTGCCAAATACATTGCATGAAAATAATACTGAGCAAATTGGAATGGCCCTTTATTCGAAGTATATCATTCCGTTTGAATTAACCTCAGTCTTGTTATTAGCTGCTCTTATCGGAGCGATTGTTTTAGCGAAGAAGGATGATGAGAAGGGAGCGGAGAAGGAATGA
- the nuoI gene encoding NADH-quinone oxidoreductase subunit NuoI — protein MLGLAKGLSYTLKNLTRKKVTYDYPNEPLPLPDRFRGIQKFYPEKCIVCNQCANICPTECIQLTGKKHPDPNKKGKIIDTYDINFEICILCDLCTEVCPTEAIIMTNNFELAEYSRDELFKNLEWLDENDENIRKVNKA, from the coding sequence ATGCTTGGATTAGCGAAAGGTTTATCATATACCCTAAAAAACTTAACACGCAAAAAGGTTACTTATGATTACCCGAATGAGCCGCTTCCATTACCAGATCGGTTTCGCGGGATTCAAAAATTTTATCCTGAAAAATGTATTGTATGTAATCAGTGTGCGAATATTTGCCCGACTGAATGCATTCAGTTAACAGGTAAAAAGCATCCAGACCCGAATAAAAAAGGAAAAATTATTGATACGTATGACATTAACTTCGAAATATGTATTTTATGCGATTTATGTACAGAGGTTTGTCCAACAGAAGCGATTATTATGACAAATAACTTCGAATTGGCCGAATACAGCCGTGATGAATTATTTAAAAATCTAGAATGGCTTGACGAAAATGATGAGAATATACGGAAGGTGAATAAAGCATGA
- the nuoH gene encoding NADH-quinone oxidoreductase subunit NuoH, translating to MVEDLLHSSAGWLNFGIFFLLAVVLLLVVLGFVTYAILAERKVMGFMQMRHGPNQVGGRWGLLQTVADVLKLLLKEDVIPKLADRPLFIIAPVIAFAPAFMVLATIPFTDKFQFADIGVGLLYYIAVSGITTVGIVTGAWASNNKYALLGGMRAAAQMISYEIPLVMSVVGVVLLTGSLNLNDIVEAQKNGWFIVWQPIGFIVFFIAAVAELNRVPFDLPEAESELIAGFHVEYSGFRWAFFMLAEYVYFFAMAALTTVLFLGGWLPLPFLDFIPGAVWFALKFTVVVFILAWFRSTFPRVRADQLMEFGWKVLLPIALANIFLTALLKELVKLF from the coding sequence ATGGTAGAAGATCTATTACATTCTAGTGCCGGATGGCTTAATTTCGGTATTTTCTTCTTACTGGCCGTCGTATTGCTTTTAGTTGTGTTAGGCTTTGTAACATATGCGATTTTAGCAGAGCGGAAAGTTATGGGATTTATGCAAATGCGCCACGGTCCAAACCAAGTCGGTGGTCGGTGGGGATTATTGCAAACAGTGGCAGACGTCCTAAAGCTTCTATTAAAAGAAGATGTCATTCCGAAGCTAGCTGATCGCCCATTATTTATAATAGCACCGGTCATTGCGTTTGCTCCTGCATTTATGGTATTAGCGACGATTCCTTTTACTGATAAGTTCCAGTTTGCTGACATCGGCGTAGGGCTGCTTTATTATATTGCGGTGTCAGGCATTACGACTGTCGGAATTGTTACAGGCGCATGGGCTTCGAATAATAAATACGCCCTTCTTGGGGGAATGCGTGCAGCTGCACAAATGATTTCTTATGAAATCCCACTCGTTATGTCTGTTGTCGGCGTTGTTCTTTTGACGGGCAGTTTAAATTTAAATGACATTGTCGAGGCACAAAAAAATGGCTGGTTCATCGTATGGCAGCCAATCGGTTTCATTGTCTTTTTCATTGCAGCAGTTGCTGAATTAAATCGTGTACCATTTGACTTGCCGGAAGCAGAATCAGAGCTTATTGCTGGATTCCATGTTGAATACTCGGGTTTCCGCTGGGCATTCTTTATGCTTGCAGAGTATGTTTATTTCTTTGCAATGGCAGCTTTGACGACCGTATTATTCTTAGGCGGCTGGCTACCGCTTCCATTTTTAGACTTTATTCCAGGAGCCGTTTGGTTTGCTCTTAAATTTACAGTTGTTGTATTTATTTTAGCTTGGTTCCGTTCAACATTCCCACGTGTTCGTGCAGACCAATTAATGGAATTTGGTTGGAAGGTGCTTTTACCAATTGCGTTGGCAAATATCTTCTTAACCGCTTTATTAAAGGAACTAGTGAAATTATTCTAA